A genomic segment from Phragmites australis chromosome 6, lpPhrAust1.1, whole genome shotgun sequence encodes:
- the LOC133923219 gene encoding ABC transporter A family member 8-like, whose translation MAASCLAQTNALFRKNLVIQRRDCKTNCCLICFPFLVCLLLGGAQMVITIFYLRSVADRPRINCHYCTASTNVSSSKNTIGGLDCPAQCPLPIAPKWPPVLQLPNLPGASIGGVESRAATFLVTGGNQSFAESVMSNMFPKHDSPNFAADISTLADFALVVGTNAMRPSSLGADEYGSDFHEHSHLSFLQSNCTANRTLSFLVQEGSSNFTQDAECTEGLFLWRESLSVMNNELYRGFYQEDNETDKIASAYDLTSSDLNKFNLIVSYNPTYKGVTEISFLLLSLSFPPILLRVPRLLNLVSNAYIQLKGSDTKMRFEFVKDMPRAAQPEMPPDISFLVGKLVFVWIIMLLFPVILSNLVYEKQQKLRTMMKMHGLGDMAYWTITYCYFLLLSLLYMLFLVLFGAIVGIKLFRLNHFGVQFVIYFTYINLQISFAFLMAAYFSNARTATVTGYLFTIGSGLLGECLFRHVVVDISLSRSWTTLMEFFPPFSLYRIIYEFSPPPSVGYRTDFSGIQWSDLNDRKNGMIDILIIMVLEWATFLLLTFCLDEFGTLRNGIRKMSSVCRSCLDGSSQAAQKQTIQLREFKASVETGRTDVLREREIVEQLIQESDSSYLVICDNIKKVYRGKDGNAEKIAVGGLSLFVQRGQCFGILGPNGAGKTSLISMLTGFTKPTSGTAYIDGMNIRLDMDKIYTRIGVCPQFDLLWETLTGREHLMFYGRLKNLRGATLAVAVEQSLKSVRLFDGGVADKCVAKYSGGMKRRLSVAISLIGDSKVVYMDEPSSGLDPASRKALWNAVKSAKQDRAIILTTHSMEEAEALCDRIAIIANGSLQCIGNSKELKAKYGGAYMLTVTAAAGEEEAVEQLVRSISPAVNRTYRIAGTQKFEMPKQGVRISEVFQAMEHAKNCLNILAWGLSDTTLEDVFIKVAQESDTFSV comes from the exons ATGGCTGCGAGCTGCCTTGCGCAGACCAACGCCCTCTTCAGGAAAAATCTCGTGATCCAG AGGCGAGATTGCAAGACGAACTGCTGCCTCATCTGCTTCCCGTTCCTCGTATGCTTGCTGCTCGGAGGGGCGCAGATGGTCATCACGATATTTTACCTCCGTTCAGTGGCAGACAGGCCCCGGATCAACTGCCACTACTGCACTGCTAGCACTAACGTCAGTTCCAGCAAGAACACAATTGGAGGACTCGATTGCCCAGCCCAATGCCCCCTGCCGATCGCGCCGAAATGGCCCCCGGTGCTGCAGCTGCCGAATCTCCCGGGTGCGTCGATCGGAGGCGTGGAATCCCGCGCAGCGACGTTCCTTGTCACTGGCGGCAACCAGTCATTTGCAGAAA GTGTCATGAGTAACATGTTCCCCAAACACGATTCGCCGAACTTTGCAGCTGACATCTCCACCTTGGCTGATTTCGCACTGGTTGTG GGTACAAATGCAATGCGTCCTTCCTCGCTTGGCGCTGATGAATATGGTTCTGATTTTCATGAACATAGCCACCTTTCGTTTCTCCAGAGCAACTGCACTGCAAACCGAACACTTTCTTTTCTAGTCCAAGAAGGTAGCAGCAATTTCACCCAAG ATGCAGAATGTACTGAAGGATTATTTCTCTGGCGTGAGAGTTTGTCAGTCATGAACAATGAATTGTATAGAGGTTTCTACCAAGAGGACAACGAGACCGATAAAATTGCTTCAG CATATGACCTCACAAGCTCAGACCTCAACAAGTTCAACTTGATCGTCTCATATAACCCAACATACAAGGGTGTTACAGAAATTTCATTTCTGTTACTTTCACTTTCATTTCCACCAATCTTGCTTCGAGTTCCACGGTTACTGAATCTG GTCTCAAACGCATACATTCAATTGAAGGGCAGTGATACTAAGATGCGATTTGAGTTTGTTAAAGACATGCCTAGAGCTGCTCAACCTGAGATGCCTCCTGATATATCTTTTTTAGTGGGGAAGCTGGTTTTTGTATGGATTATAATGCTTCTTTTCCCG GTCATCCTGAGCAATTTAGTATATGAGAAGCAACAGAAGCTAAGAACTATGATGAAGATGCATGGCCTAGGAGATATGGCATACTGGACTATCACCTActgttattttcttcttctatcCCTACTTTATATGCTCTTCTTGGTTTTATTTGGCGCCATTGTTG GTATAAAGTTATTCCGATTGAATCACTTCGGAGTACAATTTGTGATCTATTTCACCTACATAAACTTGCAAATTTCGTTTGCTTTTCTTATGGCAGCATACTTTTCTAATGCTAGGACAGCTACTG TGACTGGATATCTCTTCACAATTGGGTCTGGCCTTTTAGGAGAATGTTTGTTCAGGCATGTTGTTGTAGATATCTCCCTCTCAA GAAGCTGGACTACGCTGATGGAGTTCTTCCCACCATTTTCTTTGTACCGCATAATCTACGAGTTTTCTCCACCTCCATCAGTTGGGTATCGTACGGACTTTTCTGGAATACAGTGGAGCGACTTGAATGATCGCAAAAATGGAATGATAGATATTCTCATCATAATGGTACTCGAGTGGGCCACGTTCCTTTTGTTAACATTCtgtttggatgaatttggtaCCCTACGAAATGGAATTAGAAAAATGTCAAGCGTTTGTCGCTCATGCTTGGATGGGAGTTCTCAGGCTGCTCAGAAGCAGACCATACAGCTTCGGGAATTCAAAGCTTCAGTTGAAACAGGCAGGACTGATGTTTTGAGAGAG AGAGAGATAGTTGAACAACTCATACAAGAATCAGATAGTAGTTATTTGGTCATATGCGACAATATTAAGAAAGTGTACCGTGGAAAAGATGGAaatgcagagaaaattgcagtCGGAGGGTTATCTCTTTTTGTGCAACGTGGGCAGTGTTTTGGAATTCTTGGTCCAAATGGCGCTGGAAAAACCTCTCTCATTAGCATG CTGACTGGATTTACTAAACCTACATCTGGCACGGCTTATATTGACGGAATGAACATAAGGTTGGACATGGACAAGATTTATACAAGAATTGGTGTTTGCCCACAATTTGA TTTGCTATGGGAAACACTGACTGGTCGAGAGCATTTGATGTTCTACGGCAGACTTAAGAATCTGAGGGGTGCAACATTAGCTGTG GCTGTAGAACAATCTCTGAAAAGTGTACGCTTATTTGACGGCGGTGTTGCTGATAAGTGTGTGGCGAAATACAGTGGTGGAATGAAACGTCGTCTTAGCGTTGCTATATCTCTGATTGGTGATTCTAAG GTTGTTTACATGGATGAGCCAAGTTCTGGCTTGGATCCAGCATCAAGGAAAGCCTTGTGGAATGCTGTAAAGTCCGCTAAACAGGACAGAGCCATAATCCTCACAA CACATTCGATGGAAGAGGCTGAAGCTCTGTGCGACAGGATAGCAATTATCGCAAACGGGAGTCTGCAATGCATTGGGAACTCAAAGGAG CTGAAAGCCAAGTATGGAGGCGCATATATGCTGACGGTAACAGCTGCggcgggcgaggaggaggcggtggagcAGCTGGTCCGGTCCATCTCCCCTGCCGTGAACAGGACGTACCGCATCGCCGGGACGCAGAAGTTCGAGATGCCGAAGCAGGGGGTGAGGATCTCTGAGGTGTTTCAGGCCATGGAGCATGCAAAGAACTGCCTGAACATCCTTGCCTGGGGCCTGTCTGATACAACGCTGGAAGATGTGTTCATCAAAGTTGCTCAGGAGAGTGACACATTCTCTGTGTAG